In Vicugna pacos chromosome 27, VicPac4, whole genome shotgun sequence, one DNA window encodes the following:
- the MEX3B gene encoding RNA-binding protein MEX3B has protein sequence MPSSLFADLERNGSGGGGGGGGGGGGGGGGGGSGGGETLDDQRALQLALDQLSLLGLDSDEGTSLYDSEPRKKSVNMTECVPVPSSEHVAEIVGRQGCKIKALRAKTNTYIKTPVRGEEPVFVVTGRKEDVAMARREIISAAEHFSMIRASRNKNTALNGAVPGPPNLPGQTTIQVRVPYRVVGLVVGPKGATIKRIQQQTHTYIVTPSRDKEPVFEVTGMPENVDRAREEIEAHIALRTGGIIELTDENDFHANGTDVGFDLHHGSGGSGPGSLWSKPTPSITPTPGRKPFSSYRNDSSSSLGSASTDSYFGGGTSGSAAATPRLADYSPPSPALSFAHNGNNNNGNGYTYTAGEASVPSPDGCPELQPTFDPAPAPPPGAPLLWAQFERSPGGGPAAPVSSSCSSSASSSASSSSVVFPGGGASAPSNANLGLLVHRRLHPGTSCPRLSPPLHMGPGAGEHHLARRVRSDPGGGGLAYAAYANGLGAQLPGLQPSDTSGSSSSSSSSSSSSSSSSGLRRKGSRDCSVCFESEVIAALVPCGHNLFCMECANRICEKSEPECPVCHTAVTQAIRIFS, from the exons ATGCCCAGCTCGCTGTTCGCAGACCTGGAGCGGAACGGCAGCGGCGGCGgagggggaggcggcggcgggggaggcggcggcggcggcggcggcggcagcggcggaggAGAGACCCTGGATGACCAAAGAGCCCTGCAGCTCGCGCTCGACCAGCTCTCTCTGCTGGGGCTGGACAGTGACGAGGGCACCTCTCTGTACGACAGCGAGCCGCGGAAGAAGAGCGTGAACATGACCGAGTGCGTGCCGGTGCCCAGTTCCGAGCATGTCGCCGAGATCGTGGGGCGGCAAG GTTGTAAAATCAAAGCGCTGCGGGCGAAGACCAACACTTATATCAAGACCCCGGTTCGTGGGGAGGAGCCTGTCTTTGTTGTGACGGGCAGGAAGGAGGATGTGGCCATGGCTCGAAGGGAGATCATCTCTGCCGCCGAGCACTTCTCCATGATCCGCGCCTCTCGGAATAAGAATACGGCGCTTAATGGCGCAGTGCCCGGGCCACCTAACCTCCCGGGGCAGACCACCATCCAGGTGCGAGTGCCCTACCGTGTGGTGGGGCTTGTGGTGGGGCCCAAGGGCGCCACGATCAAGCGCATCCAGCAACAGACGCACACGTACATCGTGACTCCCAGCCGCGACAAGGAGCCTGTGTTCGAGGTAACCGGCATGCCTGAGAACGTGGACCGAGCTCGTGAGGAAATCGAGGCGCACATCGCCTTGCGCACTGGCGGTATCATTGAGCTCACAGATGAGAACGATTTTCACGCCAACGGCACAGATGTGGGCTTTGATCTGCATCATGGGTCCGGCGGGTCCGGCCCAGGCAGCCTCTGGAGCAAGCCCACCCCCAGCATCACGCCCACTCCGGGCCGCAAGCCCTTCTCTAGCTACCGCAACGACAGCTCCAGCTCTCTCGGCAGCGCCTCTACAGACTCCTATTTCGGCGGAGGGACCAGCGGCAGTGCCGCCGCCACACCGCGCCTGGCGGACTACAGCCCCCCTAGCCCCGCGCTCAGCTTTGCTCACAACGGCAACAACAACAATGGCAATGGATACACCTACACCGCGGGGGAAGCTTCTGTGCCTTCCCCCGATGGTTGTCCTGAGCTTCAGCCCACCTTCGACCCGGCCCCCGCCCCACCGCCTGGGGCGCCACTTCTCTGGGCCCAGTTCGAGAGGTCCCCGGGAGGCGGACCTGCAGCTCCCGTGTCCTCTTCCTGCTCTTCCTCTGCATCTTCCTCTGCTTCGTCCTCCTCAGTGGTCTTTCCTGGGGGCGGCGCCAGCGCGCCCTCCAACGCCAACCTAGGGCTGCTGGTGCACCGCCGGCTGCACCCGGGCACCAGCTGCCCGCGTTTGTCCCCGCCCTTGCACATGGGCCCGGGGGCGGGCGAGCACCACCTGGCTCGCCGGGTGCGCAGCGACCCGGGCGGAGGGGGCCTGGCCTACGCCGCCTATGCCAACGGGCTGGGGGCGCAGCTGCCGGGCCTGCAGCCGTCGGACACGTCCGGCTCCTCGTCCTcgtccagctcctcctccagctcttcctcctcctcctccgggtTGCGGCGTAAGGGCAGCCGTGATTGCTCGGTGTGCTTTGAGAGCGAAGTAATCGCCGCCCTGGTGCCCTGCGGCCACAACCTCTTCTGCATGGAGTGCGCCAACCGCATCTGCGAGAAGAGCGAGCCTGAGTGTCCGGTCTGCCACACCGCGGTCACTCAGGCCATCCGCATCTTTTCCTGA